ggCTACAAGTTTCCTCTTCATGAAGTCGCTGCAGCAAGCCATGTGGTAGAGGAAGACCCACGTGTGTGTGCTACATATGGCGGCCTTGAAAACAGCCACCTCTTGGAGCAGCAGCAGGCAACTTGAGCAGAGAACACATCCAGTCTTAGGAATCCCTCTTCTGGGATGGTTCCACGATTCCTAAACAGCAGTCTGCAAACTCCACGAACAGGGGCTCCTGCATGCAGGCTCGCATCAGCTTTGCTTTGTTGTCACCCTGATCGAGGCTCATCATCAGCTGCCTCAGGTGTGGGTTCAGCAGTAAGCTTCTTAAAGTTTCCGATTCACCTTAAAGATCAATACCAGCTTTAAGTTCAAGGGGGAACTGTGGCAGTAGCTGAAAGCTAGGTGTTTCCAGTGTAGTCAACTAGGAAGGACTTAGATCTCCACCATTATGCTGTCACTCCCATATGCGAAGACTGTACAACCAGCGGGGcgtggtgtcgcacacctttaatcccagcactcgggaggcagaggcaggcggatttctgagttNNNNNNNNNNNNNNNNNNNNNNNNNNNNNNNNNNNNNNNNgaggccagcctggtctacaaagtgagttccaggacagccagggctacacagagaatccctgtctggGGGGGGGAGACTGTACAACCAACCATCAGAAcctaatgcacacctttaatctcagcactcgggaggcagaaacagttATATGTATTATGCCATTTGAGAAACAGGTCCTGGAATCAAGCTGCCTTGGACATCAGAAAGATTACTGTATTCACAAATTAAACTTCAATATACAGGTAAACAAAGGAAATATGAGCTGCAGAGAAGATACAGTGATTGCTGTGCAAAGCATATCTCAGCACCCACTTAAAGCTAAGTGTGGTCCTATATATACCTAAAACTCTAGCACAGAACAAGGCAGAGAGACTGGTGGGTGGGTCACACAGGGTTTTACACTCTggcctgtgcatacacacacagtgagattAGCAACAGTAACAGAGGAGGAGCCAGCTAGGAAAGGTGAGCTAGCAGGTGACCTTCCTAGAGGTGGCCCACCTTCTTTGCATGGACTTTGATGGGTGAGCTGAGAGAATCAAGACCCCAAGAGACTTCaccccaggattgcttcttgtagctgatatgcctttcctgccactattacatagcctagGAATTCCTGGGCAATAGCACACCCTATTGAGTACACTTCCTGCAGATCAACGGAAAGATGACCTTTCATGAACTATgctatttagatgaattaatgattttatagaattttttatttgattcaaataattttaggaagaaagttttagttgtttttctaGAAAGATTTACATTTAAAGTCAGAATCAAGAATAAaatgtgcccactcctcataACAGTAAGTAAATGCTGAATAATAAGAAATGCAACAAGCCTTCACAATTACACTGAAAAGAGATGGAGCCTTGGGACAGACTCGTTCTCCAGGAAAACATTCAGGTCCACGGTGAAGCCACGGGTGTGCGCACCTAGGCAAGCCCATGGGAAAACTTGCTCTGGACTTACAACTTTATAGTACGAAACACTGAACTATTAATATTGATAATCTTGTTACTCCCCTTTTAGCATTTTATCTATGAGATAATTCTTTCTTACACAGAGAACTTTTTAAGCTATACAAAGGCTGAAAGCAATAAAGGAAGGAGGTGGTGCAGCCATTTTCCACTTGTCCcagtgtgtgtggttgtgtgagtgactcctttcctcttttctctctgggtCAGAGATGAAATCTGAGCCTCTCCCCTGGCCAGAGAGGGGCTCCtcaccagagaaaggagctctAGCAATAAATCCTTTTACTTAATTATCAGATGCAAAACAGCATGTGTTAATTCACCAGAATTTAGCACTTAAGTCCAGACAGTAATAAAGAGCTAAGTTCTTAGCACAGTTAAGTTTTTAGcaaaaaacagtaagaaagagtTAAGTCTCCAGGGTTCAATAAAGCACAGAGATTTATAAAGTACAGGGAGATAAAGAGAACAGTTGCCAGCAATTTTCAGCCATAGAATAAACAAGAGAGTGTAGTCTCCAGAAGCCATCAGCAACTAGCATCCAGTACAGTTAGTTACAAAGccagagaccatcagtctttTGGCTTTCTGTCCAACACCGTGTCCCAACTCACTTCTGAACCCCAAAAGGCCAGGGCAACCCCCCAGCATTCTTAAAAGAACCAaagcagctgggcgtggtggcgcacgcctttgttcccagcactcccagaggcagaggcaggcggatttctgagttccaggccagcctggtctacaaagtgagttccaggacagccaggactacacagagaaaccctgtctcgaaaaaaaaaaNNNNNNNNNNNNNNNNNNNNNNNNNNNNNNNNNNNNNNNNNNNNNNNNNNNNNNNNNNNNNNNNNNNNNNNNNNNNNNNNNNNNNNNNNNNNNNNNNNNNNNNNNNNNNNNNNNNNNNNNNNNNNNNNNNNNNNNNNNNNNNNNNNNNNNNNNNNNNNNNNNNNNNNNNNNNNNNNNNNNNNNNNNNNNNNNNNNNNNNNNNNNNNNNNNNNNNNNNNNNNNNNNNNNNNNNNNNNNNNNNNNNNNNNNNNNNNNNNNNNNNNNNNNNNNNNNNNNNNNNNNNNNNNNNNNNNNNNNNNNNNNNNNNNNNNNNNNNNNNNNNNNNNNNNNNNNNNNNNNNNNNNNNNNNNNNNNNNNNNNNNNNNNNNNNNNNNNNNNNNNNNNNNNNNNNNNNNNNNNNNNNNNNNNNNNNNNNNNNNNNNNNNNNNNNNNNNNNNNNNNNNNNNNNNNNNNNNNNNNNNNNNNNNNNNNNNNNNNNNNNNNNNNNNNNNNNNNNNNNNNNNNNNNNNNNNNNNNNNNNNNNNNNNNNNNNNNNNNNNNNNNNNNNNNNNNNNNNNNNNNNNNNNNNNNNNNNNNNNNNNNNNNNNNNNNNNNNNNNNNNNNNNNNNNNNNNNNNNNNNNNNNNNNNNNNNNNNNNNNNNNNNNNNNNNNNNNNNNNNNNNNNNNNNNNNNNNNNNNNNNNNNNNNNNNNNNNNNNNNNNNNNNNNNNNNNNNNNNNNNNNNNNNNNNNNNNNNNNNNNNNNNNNNNNNNNNNNNNNNNNNNNNNNNNNNNNNNNNNNNNNNNNNNNNNNNNNNNNNNNNNNNNNNNNNNNNNNNNNNNNNNNNNNNNNNNNNNtttttttttttttttttttttgggagacatatgtagccctgactgtgaGTGCTGGGAGAAAGTTTCATGCCATCACACTCCGCTCgttccccccaccttttttttggagggggggtgcGACAGTCTCTTACCAATTCAGACAGACTGACTGCCAACAAGGTACTGGGATCCTCCTGTAGCTACCTCcctaatgctaggattacagcacCTAGCtctttttcttgggtttttgttttttgggggtttttttggtttggttttttgtttggttttttcgagacagggtttctctgtgtagtcctggctgtcctggaactcactttgtagaccaggctggccttgaactcagagatccgcctgcctctgcctcccgagtgctgggattaacggcgtgagccaccacacctggctttttcttgtttttaaataaacagagaTGCTAGAGATTAAAGGCAGGTCATAAAGTTTGCACTGTAAGCGCTGTCAATTAAGTGATCTTGCAAgctcctcaaaaagaaaaaaaaaaaaatccctttttaaaaggaaaaaaaggagagctggcaaaatggctcagcagggaaaggtacTTACGGCCAAGCtttgatgaccagagttcaatacCTGAGACAAGAGTTCTTCTCTGCCTTCTATGTGTGCCCACCAATGTGGGATGCACTgatggagagatgcctcagtggttggTCACATGCTCtcactgctcttgtggaggacctgtGTTCAGGTCCCACATCCATGCTGAGTGGCTCACAcccacctgtaactacagctccaggaacccaatgccctcttctggcctctagcaGCCCCTGTACTCAGGTGCACAGAacttaaaagtaaatcttttattttcttctcctttttttattaaaatgatttatttatttttattttatgtacattggtgttttgccctggagctggagttacagacagttgtgagctgccatgtgggtgctgggaattgaacccaggttctctggaagagcagccagtgctctttaaccactgagccatctttccagccccaaaagAAAATCTTTGAAGATAAAAAAGGGTAGACTGCTGCACGACTTAGTCCGTGCTCCACTCTCCCATGCCCCACGGCCTTAGAGCACAAACAAAATGGCTAACAGTTAACAAGTCCAGCGCAGACTTACCTAGATTCTTTAAATTCTGCAGAGacactctgtcttcttcctcatcACTGTTGAGGAAATCAGCTACGGAGTCGTCATCTGAGGAGTGTAGAGCACAGCTGGTCAGGCCTCAGGAAGCCAGGGCAGCCATGTCGACCATGTGTGTACTGGGGTGCCACAGCGAGGGCACACTAACAGTCGTGTTCAAATAAAATGACAGCTTGCTTCTCTGGCTTCACAATTAAACCAAGAGTAGGTGGCAGAATGGTGACTGCGCTTCACAAGAGCATGACATGCTGTGGTCTGCAGACAGCACCCTTCCTAGCCTCCTCGTTACCCAGGGCTATGGCTGTGAACGAGGCCCTATAAAGCCCTGACAagcatagcaccccccactttcACCAAAGACAGATACGCCCAAGCCCATACTAGACGTTTCTCAAAGGACACGCAGCCCAGCTCTTTCTGTGACTCTTAAGAACCTCTTTGAGGCACAGAAGGGGTTGTGTGCAGATCGACAGCACCCAGGAAGCATTAAGGACGGATGTGTGAGGAGCCGCATGGATGCATGAAATGTGTGAGTGGAGGACAGCACATTACTGCTGGAAATCTAAGACGATTTCAGCAGCAAGGAGGTGACCCAATTCAAAGGAAGCCTCCCACATGGGCCTAACCCCAGCCTCCCCAGAGCCATGCTTCAGGATGCTAGTTTGTACTCCTGTGACTAGTCTGTACTCCACCCTGCTGAGGCTGCTGCTTCCCCAAAA
Above is a genomic segment from Mus caroli chromosome 11, CAROLI_EIJ_v1.1, whole genome shotgun sequence containing:
- the Znhit3 gene encoding zinc finger HIT domain-containing protein 3, whose product is MASLNCRTAVCVVCLEKPKYRCPTCRVPYCSVTCFQKHKEQCSSEARPVEKRRAGPPVRSEESKDDDSVADFLNSDEEEDRVSLQNLKNLGESETLRSLLLNPHLRQLMMSLDQGDNKAKLMRACMQEPLFVEFADCCLGIVEPSQKRDS